CGCTCGCGGCGCGAAGTGCTCCAGCGGCACGCCGGGCGGGAACACGCGCGCCCGGGCCACGCCCCACTCACGCTCCAGGCGCTCCGGCACCGGGCCCCCGCTGGAGCACAGGAGGAGGGGGTAGCCCGCGATCAGCTCGGGCGTCATCCGCGCCGCGTATTCCCGGGAGCGCTCGTGCCGCAGCGTCCGGGGCGTGTCGCGGTCCCAGCAGACGGTGAGCCCGCGCGCGGTGTCCTGCGCCCAGCGGCCCACCTCCGCGCCCCGGGGCACGTCCGCGTCCACCAGCACCAGGTCCGCCCGGCGCACGCGGGAGCGGAAGCGCGCGTGCAGGTCCGCCACGTCCAGGTACGGCGCGCGAACAGGCTCGCCCTCCAGCCACGACGAGCCCGACAGCGCCTGCTCCAGCAGGAGGACCGGATGGCCCCGGCGTCGCAGCGCTTGCGCGAGCTGCCGCGTGGGCGAGCCCCGCGCTCCGTCAGCGAACGCCTCGCACGGAGGCCCCAGGAAGACGATGTCCATTCCCACGGGCCTCCTTCACGCCCCCAACCCCGGCGGACGGCCCGCGCGCGGCAGCCCCAGGGCTATCGCTTCCGAACACCCCTGAACAAGGCGGTGCCCCCGGGTCCGCGTGAATTCCTCAACGGCCGGAGGCCCTGAAGCCCACGCGGAGCGTCCGGACGTCCGCGAGTGGACCGTGGCCCCTCCCTCCAAGGCGAGGAGCACCTGCGTCACGACACGGCGGCGGCTTCGCCGGCATTGCGCGAAGCCATCCGCGTCACGACACGGCGGCGGCTTCGCCGGCATTGCGCGAAGCCACCCGCGTCACGACGCGGTGACTACTTCGTCGGCGGCGCGGGCTTGAAGGGGGGCGTGTTCCCCGCGGGCGCCTGCGCGGGCTTGGACGCGGCGCCCTTGCGCAGCGGGCACGCGACGATGGCGCCCGTGGGGTCGATGGCGTCCTTGCCCTCGTCCACCTTGAGCACCTTGCGGTCCTCGCCCACGACGAACGTGTAGCGCTTGGACACCGTCACCACCGGCATCTTCACGTCGTACGCGGCGACGACCTTGCCGTCCGGATCCGGGATGAACGCGAAGGGCGCCTTCAGCTCCGCCTTGAAGCGCGCCAGCGTCTCCGCGTCGTCGGTGGAGAAGGCCAGCACCTGGCCCTGCACCTTCTCGATGTCCTTGTAGCGGTCGCGGTACGCGGTCAGCTCCTTCGTGCAGCCACCGGTGAACGCCTTGGGGAAGAAGGCCACGATGACGGGCCCCGTCTTCACCATCTCCGACAGCGTGTACGACGTGCCCAC
This region of Corallococcus soli genomic DNA includes:
- a CDS encoding peroxiredoxin gives rise to the protein MLIPLLVVGLVSAAIPQVGDTAPDFTVKDTVGTSYTLSEMVKTGPVIVAFFPKAFTGGCTKELTAYRDRYKDIEKVQGQVLAFSTDDAETLARFKAELKAPFAFIPDPDGKVVAAYDVKMPVVTVSKRYTFVVGEDRKVLKVDEGKDAIDPTGAIVACPLRKGAASKPAQAPAGNTPPFKPAPPTK